The sequence below is a genomic window from Mobula birostris isolate sMobBir1 chromosome 11, sMobBir1.hap1, whole genome shotgun sequence.
GCATTCCCACCACCCTCTTCTCCCTTTCCAGCCATTACAAAAAATGAGAGTTTTGATTTATGAtgtacagtgaaagaaaataagatctgcaaattcaaagcaacaaCAAATAATTGAAAacattattcaaatctatttaaagctataaataaaattatttctttagcCAATAAATTATGCATTTAATTTCAGTTAAAACAACTTTCATCAACAAATTTAGAGCGTCTAACTATTCACTATTTCATTGCTCTTTCACCTTTCTATGAGATGATGGATAAGCTTAGTGCAGtaatatcagcttctcaacatcaggctgaatatcactcagaaggagtctcagatccccatATTCAGTAATTTACAGTCTTTTTTGTTGCTTTGGAAGAAGTTGGGTACTGCACTGAATGAAACCACACTCCcctaaatatgatgttggaaatacaATAAAGAACGTCTTGACTTCTTTTCCATAGTGCAGGATAATATTCAGAGATCTCTTactgcaaccaaaagtcttgatatgaGTTTTTGAACGTcggcttcagctcaaagtcattttgtagcaaGATCAGTTCTTCTTCTAtctttcctgttaattcctcattacaagtgttcaggaatggatttattacccaatctggaatttggattgagATCTTAAAATCTCTgtgacatgtctttatgcagctcaccgAGGTGGgcacttgaagatcatcatctggcaTTCTTTcattctcttccaactcagagaggctcGGAAAATGGAAAAAGTTGCAATGGCCAATGTgagttaacttggacagaaatgtggagatgactgattcgaatttgataagattcacatcatttccttgtAATTGAAGATTGATTTTATTAAACTTTGTGAATTATTCTGACAAATAGGCAATGCCATGGCTAATTCTTCAGTTTATAACTGAATGAAGCATTCAAGTCTTCAACGAATTTTATCACAATTTCAAAAAGTGCATTAGAGCCTCTCAAGctgtttccttttgagagccatctgacttctgtgtgcaacagcaagcattcaaactgttCATTATTCTGAATAAAAAAGCTCTGAAACTAGttgagaattgagagcatgggactCCACATCTTATTTAGTGATAACAAcctttaatgatttgtgcagctgaTCATTTAATTTTTTTGCAACAAATTGTCTGTGaagtacacagtgaatggtaaataaGTTATTTACAGCTTTTTTTCAACGAAGTATAAACCCTATAGTGGcatcctgtcattgatggtgccctACCTGCTGCGTAAACAAGAATATTGGTGAGcagaatgtccttctctttgaaaaaatGATCAAAAACCTGGAATGTTGACTCCCTCTTCTTATCAGTTTTTagtccccttgcaaataacaactcttgaaccatgctttcaACTTTTATAAAGTGAATGTAACCAAGAAACAAATATTCATTGCCTTTCTAAGTTGACTCGTCCAACTACAGAGCAAATCTTGTTGCTTTAAGTATGTTGCAaaatgtgtcttccacattctcaggcATTTCATCTctttgggaaccactgctctaaactgtcccatcacatactcccagaGTGAAGCTCATTAAACTATCTGCGTGAATTAGTTTGTCCTGGCAAAGGCATTTGAACCTTCAGAGGTGTGTTAGCAATTAACAGTGTGCTTCCACTGTAAATATGCACCTCAAGTGAACCATTTGTCAGATACTGTATTGAAATAAACAATGTTATTGTAGCTatggaaattgtattgaatcacctgtcgtacctttgatcttaagggtataaaaatgttATGTACTTAAGAGTTTGGCAGACTTCTACCAAGATGGTGCCAGTAAACAACAAGACCAATGACGACATCCTTCAGATAGTTCAAGCAACTACTtcttagagcatagaacatagaaatgctgctctgaccatgtaacctgctctagaaactgcctagaattacactactgcatagccctctgtttttctaagctacgtatacctatctaagagtctcttaaaagacccttctTCTTTCCAATGTGATTCTGCCACTGAGTTGTGTACAactggaacctgtgatttacgtTTTGATGGCGTGTTTTCGGGCTGATTGAGCAATCTGGTGCTTTGGTGTCTCtgagggagtttggtgaggtttggAGCAGGGGTCAAGAAGCCTGGAAATGAGGATGAGAGAATATATGAGGGGGTGTTCAGTgctatttgcctgtgtttgacctGCCTGTCTTgaatcttgggcaaggtttaattgactaCCTTTTGTGGATTGGAccctgtagttcatgttatatgtgtttctggttatacctttttaaaaattgctattttgtgtgatctTGATCAGGGCAGACTGGCTCTGCAGCCTGCGGTCAACAAACAACACAACGCTAAATTGAAATGAACTGAATAGTCCTAGtcaaggactctgtggtttggcgttttatattctgtgtgtctTTTCACTCTTCTTTTGCCATTTGCGCAATCAGTTTTTTTGTGCATAGGTGTTAGATATTTTCTTTGAAGGggatccatggtgtttctttgtttcatggttgtctgtgggaagacaaatctcagagctgtatactgtatacatacttgataataaatgtactttgacctttgaaggtTTCCTAGTGAATGTCTGTTAGTCACAatgaattactttgaactttgactaatgccttacaaagcctctgCATTATATACTTGCTTTTGTAttttaatcctcttgaaatgaatgcagacattgcatttgcttccttACCGCCAActgaacctgtaaattaatctttagggaatcgtgcaggaggactcccaagtcccctctgcatctgatttttgaattttctgttcatttagaaaatagtccacatcactatttcttctgccaaaaagcatgaccatgcacttctctacatctgccacttctttgcccatttccccaactgtctaagtcctgcttTCTCCACACTTACCTGTCCCTCCACTATCTTAATGTTGCAAATCTGGTGAAGTAGCATCCTTACAATAGAATTTCAAGCCATAAATGAAAATTGCAGTTTGTTTCCCAAGTCTGTGAAGAAACAAGTTTGAAATTAAAATATATGTAGAATTTCTTTATGTTGTCATCCATATTCTTGTCTGATAGTGCCCTCCCCTTTGGTTCCATAGCCCTTCAGCTATGTTTTTGTAAAGTGGCCTTGTGACAGCCATTAAGTGATAGATTCGGTCAACTGCAGAAATTGAAGGTCTGTTAGTCTTACGATCCTAGAAAAATTAAATAATTTAGGCAGAGTCAAACTGCTATTTTGTGAAAACCTGAtgagaaatatttttttaaaataaaagtcaTACTAACTTAAAACAGTATTTTttgcttctctcttcttccacatTTCAAAAGGCTCTATGAATCAGAATTGCTTACACTGTTATGGAGTTGGAATCCATTAGTTTCCTGTGAGTTGATTCAACTCTCATGATTAgaaaatatttatctcttaattAACATTACCCTAAGGAGATAATCTGGTTCATATTGTTTTTTGTAAGAGTTTGCTGCCCACAAATTGACTGCCACATACTCTGAATTACAATGATGACTACATTCATCAAAATGTCATCAGCTGTGAAGCACATTTATGAATAGTGCTTTAAAAAtgacttcttgttaaagtacaaagttgattaatagtatattttattatctgataaatTTCTTTTCCCAGACAGCTTCGgctttggtagtgggtgtagattttttttcttaataaaattgtttatattctaatatacaaACCAATCTAATCCATTTGAATAcagagtaaggagtttgttaacatgattcaatatactgtatctggtataattatattttgtttttttgttttataatatgtattctcgaACTCTGTATTCTATATATAGAAatcaaaatcaataaaaatattgaaagagtaaGTAAAATGCaaaatgtttttatttcagttgCAATTTCTTTTGTCATTATTTTTGTGCAATTGTTAAAAACGATTGAAAATCtaacagttttttttctcttttcagaATACAAGACATTGGAATCCTCTTTAATATCATCATCATCTTCCTTATGTTTTTCAACACATTTGTCTTTCAAGCAGGGTTGGTCAAATTGTTGATTCACAGATTTACAGGAACCATTATTGTCTCTGGGATTTACTTTATTCTGAGTGTCAGCTTTCATGTTTGGATTGAGGTGCGTAAACTGCATGGGAATTAAGTGGGACTTTTTTGTGTATTAAGTTGCTATATTCCTATACTCTTTGATGGGAAGTGATTAGAGTTATGTAATATATTTAGGTTTTATATCGAGGAAGGAGTCTGAGACAAGGGTGAATATGAAATATTTTGGTCATTATAAAggattgttgttccttttcaccccttgtggtgcatcaggtgGCATTTTTTCTGTTTTCGTAGTATTTGattgttttttacgaggccgagttgctagcttgacactcaacccagcatggaaggtgtgcaaggagctggctggattggAACTCGAGCATttgcctcgaagtctggtgctgattcCTCTACACCACTGGCCAGCCTAGGAGAGGATTCAAATCAAAAAGCTTTATAAGAAAACTTGTAAGCCAACATCTACTGGAAAAATATTGGTTTGTGATTACTTGGGTGATTTCAATGATTGTGATTCTTTGCCCTCACCGTCCCTGACAGAAAAAAGATTTATTAACTCCTAAAACGTACATATGCTTGTGCAGATGTCTGGTCAGAAAATGTGGGAATACACATGTCTCTTAATACATTATGAAGCTGACGTAAGAGTCAGAATAGAAAAGAAAAGGTAAAATTCTTAGCTGTGGTTAAAGGACAAAACAAGGTGTACTCCTGTTCTATATCCCAATCTGCAAATTATAGCAACGTGGTGGCTAAGAGCTAATGCGGACTGGTTGGTACAAGTAGTCCATTACAGTATTATTAATTCCATAGAGATATTTCTGGTTTTTACTACATGTATGTTAAGATTATTTTTGTTCTTTCCCCTATGTGCATGCTTCTGTTTATACAAGGCGTATCTCAGGTTGGAAGTGTTGCGGCAATAATATATTTTCAGTCAATTTTCTAACCACTCTATATGCCAACTTCTTGATAGGTTACAGATTCTTGGGTCTTTCCTGATTATTCTTTTGTTCACATGGGATTTTATGTAATGACATCAACTGATTATTGTCATGTAGGAGATTATCATCATACTTAATATTGTCTCAATTGCACTCCAGCACAAATGGCAGTTTTAAGTAGAAGCAGTGATTCATTTTATATTTCCCAACCATTGACAATGCTGCTAACTGTCCATTGCTGTGGCTCTGCATGTTTCAATTATTAAATATATTCTTGCTAAACTAATAGGGAAACTTTAATTTATTGAGAAAATTTTACAATTTGCTGGAGCTCTTAGTATAGGACATCAACAAAGTTGAAAAGAGTATGTCACaggaaggaaaaaaaacatataGCATACTATGAAAAATCATATAACTATTGGCATGGTTTTAAAACTTAAGGATGGAAGAATGAATTCATTGTAAAGTGTGAATGGTGATTCTTCCATTCACTTTCATTATGATATCTTAAGATAGTGAAAAGAGGATAAATGTGTAGGATGTttgggaagaagaaaggaaaatttGGAGAAATCTAGCGACTGTGCATTTGTTCCAATAAAATAGGTCAAGATGCACACAGTAATGATAATAACATAACTGCTTATGCAGTTTAttagcacatggccaagtggttaaggcattggactaacgacctgaaggtcgtgagttcgaaccccagccgagggaacgtgttgtgtccttgagcaaggcacttaatcacacattgctctgcgacgacactggtgccaagctgtatgggtcctaatgcccttcccttggacaacattggtgtcatggagaggggaggcttgcagcatgggcaactgctggtcttccatacaaccttgtccaggcccgcgccctggagagtgaagacttcccaggtgcaggtccatggtctcgcaagactaacggatgcctttactaacCTCTTGGTTTAGAGTTGTGGGATCTCTTGATGTTGCTTTGGATAGAATAATGAAGGTACAATGTCTTCACATTATAACTTACAATGGCTGTGATAAGGAAACAAAGCTCAGGATAAAGTTGTTGAATCATCCAATGGTTGAATACAGGATGTCATTCGATCTATTCTCTTTTGACTGATCAAGTCTGTGCTCTAGGTTTATTTAGTCTCACTTCCCTACAGTTCTTTCCAAAAGCAGccaacaccaccccccaccctttACCCAACTCTTAAAAATTACATTTTAATCTTATCCAACATGCTAAGTAATGAATGGGGGAaatacttaagaccataagacaaaggagcagaagtaggccattcggcccatcgagtctgctccgccattttatcatgagctgatccattttatcctatttagtcccactgccccgccttctcaccataacctttgatgccctggctactcagatacttatcaatctctgccttaaatacgcccaatgacttggcctccactgctgcccgtggcaacaaattccatagattcactaccctctgactaaaaaaatttcttcgcatttctgttctgaaagggcgcccttcaatcctgaagtcatgccctctcgtactagactcccccatcatgggaaacaactttgccacatccactctgtccatgccttttaacattcgaaatgtttctatgatgtctcccctcattcttctaaactccaaggaatacagtccaagagtggacaaatgttcctcatatgttaaccctctcattcccggaatcattctcgtgaatcttctctgtaccctctccaacgtcagcacatcctttcttgaataaggagaccaaaactgcccacagtactccaaatgaggtctcaccagcaccttatagagcctcaacatcacatccctgctcctatactctattcctctagaaatgaatgccaacattgcattcgccttcttcactactgactcaacctggaggttaactttaagggaatcctgtacgaggactcccaagtcccgttgcatctcagaactttgaattctttccccatttaaataatagtctgcctgtttattttttctgccaaagtgcataaccatacactttccaacattgtacttcatttgccacttctctgcccattcttccaatctatccaagtctctctgcagactctccgtttcctcagcactaccggcccctccacctatcttcgtattgtcacaagccatctattccataatccagatcgttgatgtacaatgtaaaaagaagcggccccaacactgatccctgtggaacaccactggtaaccagcagccaaccagaataggatccctttattcccactctctgtttcctgccaatcagccaacgctctatccacgtatgtaacttccccgtaattccatgggctcttatcttgttaagtagcctcatgtgtggcaccttgccaaatgccttctgaaaatccaaatatacaacatccactgcatctcccttgtctagcctactggtaatttcctcaaaaaattgtaataggtttgtcaggcaggattttcctttaaggaatccatgctgagttctgcctatcttgtcatatgcctccagatcAGATCCTTAATTAAAAATGTGTCAGATTTTGAATACATGAGAAGCAAAGACGGAACAAGGTAGCAAGAAAAGTCTGGGAATGGAAAATGGAGCACAAGAATCAAGGGAGTACAGGTTATTGCTCATCCATATTTGACAATTCAGTAACTTGCTACATAGAACATTTTTTAATTTATTAGACTATTCAACACGTTCTGGTTCATCTGACTTGAAATACTCTTTGGGACTATGTGGTTGATAACTATAAATTTCCAGAATCATCATAGAATGATAACTAGATTCTGGGCATCCTGTGTCAAAGCTGCCTTGCATGAGCTGCAGGTTTTAGTTCATAGTAAACTTTCTTTTAAACTTCAAAATAATTCAGGAACGTTGTACgtagactcaatctgcaaaccTCAAGTGTTGGCAGTGTTCACGTTCTTAGTTACATATGTCTGGGATGAAAAAGAAGGTCAAAGGGATTTGGCTGTCTTAGACAGATAATCTTATTAGGTGATGCACAGGTGTCATGTTAAAGGCACTTCTAAATCTGTTTGCACGTTGCTGAAAATGATTGTGTATGTTGCTATAATTATTTCCTTCAGCCACTTAATCTTATTCACCCACATTAATTTTTATTTCCAACAGAATCTGCGGTGGCAAGACCAGTACAAGTTTGTGTGGACAAATTGGCTTCAGGCATTTTTTGTCTTCCAACGGTTTGGTAAGAGAGCTGTCAGCAATCTTTGTAATGTTGTCAAGGCTAcctatttttaaaaacttcttattTGACACTGTATTGTCTTTTGCTGAGGTAGGATTCTTTACACTGATCATATATTAAAGCACTACTAGCATCCAGGGATATCATTGTTAAATCTTAGCAAGTGTCCACACACTTGGTTACTTTTATGGGATTATTGGTtagtaaataaaatcaagagCACAGCTGCCTAAAGATTTCCAATGGCATTGATCAGGATTTACTTTTGAGATCACAAGATTAGATTCACAACTCTACCCTGTTACACTAAATTGAAAAGATCTGATGTGAACTGCATGTAGTTGCAGATAAGTAGGACTGTAGTTCGGACAGGGTAAATTCAGCGAGAAATGCACAAGTGAAATTCAAGATTAATCCTCCTCGTGTGTCATGTTGTCGCTTTTTGGTTTCATGATCTCGGAAAGTGCAGGAGTACTGAGGCTGAGACCATATGATTTATGTTGGAATTAAGAAAATGTCTGAAACCATCACTTTTCATATCAGCTTAATAAAATGTTCTTATGCAAAAGGTAGAAATTCAGCTTTTGCTCTGCATCTGGAACTTTACATTGCAAATGAATAAAGAAAATAAAGCTATTATTGTTTTCCAAAGTTGTCTGAATGCCTTAATAAGTATCCAGGATTGAAAAGTGTGCCAGCTCTCAGAGGATAGCCATTGGGGGTTATTCTGGAGTGATGATAGAATGACCTTCCTAATTTTTTTTTGATTGCAGCTGAGCTTTGAAGAAACCACTTTTATTAATGAAGGGTTTATACCTGCATCTTGCTGTATGACTGATTTATCTGCATTGAATGTGTGTTTTagaattttgaaaacaaaattaAACATATTAGAATCTAGATAGTTTTACAGGATATATCAGAATGTCAAACTTTTCTCTGGTAtcttataagaccacaagacataggagtagaactaAGCGATTTGGTCCATcaggcctgctccaccatttcttcatggctgatccatttctctctcaaccccattctccttccttttccttgTAATCtctcatgccctaactaatcaagaacctaatcaatctctgccttaaatacacccagtgacctggcttgcacagccacctgcggcaacaaattccacagattaactaccctctggctaaagaaattcttccattctaaatggacatccctctatgctgaggctatgccctctggtcctagactccccactatggGGAAACgtcatctccacatccattctgactaggccttccaacatttgataggtttcaatgagatcagttttgggctcctcatttaaATTCCAGCAattaaaggcccagagccatcaatcgcaGAGCACATCTATTCTTAGACAAGgggctgaaaactgctcacaatactacaaatgaggcctcaccagtcccttataaagctttagcattacatccttccttctatattctagccctctcaaaattaatattaacattgtatttgctttctgcaaattaacctttagggaatcctgcacaaggactcccaaatccttttgcagtttgactttttgaattttctccctgtttagaaaatagattatgcttttattccttctatcatagagcatgaccatacacatcccgatactttattccatctgccactactttgcccattttcctaatatgtccaagttcttctgtagggttcctgcttcctcagcaccacctgccTTTCCACCCACCTtcatatcattggcaaacttggccatgaagccatcaattctttcgtcctaatcattgacatacaatgtaaaaagaatcggtcccaacacagacccctgcgaagcaccgctagtcactggcaactaATCAAAAAacgctccctttattccctctcttcc
It includes:
- the tmem138 gene encoding transmembrane protein 138 isoform X2 gives rise to the protein MELESISFLIQDIGILFNIIIIFLMFFNTFVFQAGLVKLLIHRFTGTIIVSGIYFILSVSFHVWIENLRWQDQYKFVWTNWLQAFFVFQRFAAVLYYYCYKRTTLCLGDPRLYEDSEWLRNEFFRVRK
- the tmem138 gene encoding transmembrane protein 138 isoform X1, with protein sequence MLQVSNYSLVLSVQFIIMIFDLFANSFSELLLTEPVVPLIIFVIQDIGILFNIIIIFLMFFNTFVFQAGLVKLLIHRFTGTIIVSGIYFILSVSFHVWIENLRWQDQYKFVWTNWLQAFFVFQRFAAVLYYYCYKRTTLCLGDPRLYEDSEWLRNEFFRVRK
- the tmem138 gene encoding transmembrane protein 138 isoform X3, with amino-acid sequence MFFNTFVFQAGLVKLLIHRFTGTIIVSGIYFILSVSFHVWIENLRWQDQYKFVWTNWLQAFFVFQRFAAVLYYYCYKRTTLCLGDPRLYEDSEWLRNEFFRVRK